A region from the Paenibacillus humicola genome encodes:
- a CDS encoding GNAT family N-acetyltransferase — protein sequence MGWKLLAFEELTNLELYHILKARTDVFVVEQNCPYFEVDGKDPYCLHLFHELDGEIAAYLRIVPAGVSYPEPSLGRVLVNKEYRGKGMAKELLTQALAFIREEWQVTAVKIQAQAYLREFYGSFGFRPVSEVYMEDNIPHLDMLLQVER from the coding sequence ATGGGCTGGAAATTACTCGCTTTCGAGGAATTGACCAATCTTGAGCTTTACCACATTTTGAAAGCAAGAACGGACGTTTTTGTCGTCGAGCAGAACTGCCCTTATTTCGAGGTGGACGGCAAAGATCCTTATTGTTTGCATCTGTTTCACGAATTGGACGGGGAAATTGCAGCTTATTTGCGGATTGTGCCGGCGGGCGTTTCCTATCCGGAGCCGTCTCTTGGCAGAGTATTGGTCAATAAGGAATACAGAGGAAAAGGAATGGCGAAGGAGCTTTTAACGCAAGCATTGGCGTTTATTCGCGAGGAATGGCAGGTGACGGCCGTGAAGATTCAGGCTCAAGCCTATTTGCGGGAATTTTACGGCTCGTTCGGCTTCCGCCCCGTATCCGAGGTCTATATGGAAGACAACATCCCTCATCTCGATATGCTGCTGCAGGTTGAACGATAG
- a CDS encoding HAD family hydrolase, translating to MSGCGTIKGILFDMDNTLLQSSIDYPSMKRGVYEYFRERGAMDGDFPVEAHTTATVLEHVRLAGGDAELLDGALEVAAQYELAGMEGAGLEPGARELLKALRGRCILVIVTNNAYAAAVRALKSTGILDRFDLIVGREQMTAMKPAPSGYLYAMERFGLISSGEWLSVGDAWIDGKASAEAGVRFVSYRTPVADMLQRGVKPVGRIGHLLELADWVG from the coding sequence ATGAGCGGATGCGGGACGATCAAAGGGATTTTGTTCGATATGGACAATACGCTGCTGCAGTCGAGCATCGATTATCCGTCGATGAAGCGCGGCGTTTACGAATATTTCAGGGAGCGGGGCGCGATGGACGGCGATTTCCCCGTGGAGGCTCACACGACCGCAACCGTGCTTGAGCACGTCAGATTGGCCGGAGGGGACGCGGAGCTGCTCGACGGGGCGCTGGAGGTCGCCGCGCAATATGAGCTGGCCGGGATGGAGGGAGCGGGGCTTGAGCCGGGCGCGCGCGAGCTTCTCAAAGCTCTTCGCGGCCGATGCATTCTAGTCATTGTCACGAACAACGCTTATGCGGCGGCGGTCCGAGCGCTTAAGTCCACCGGTATTCTGGACCGGTTCGACCTGATTGTCGGCCGCGAGCAGATGACGGCGATGAAGCCGGCGCCGAGCGGTTACTTGTATGCCATGGAGCGGTTCGGGCTTATTTCCTCCGGGGAATGGCTTTCCGTCGGCGACGCCTGGATCGACGGCAAAGCTTCGGCGGAGGCGGGCGTCCGGTTTGTCAGCTACCGGACGCCGGTCGCAGATATGCTTCAGCGGGGCGTGAAGCCCGTTGGACGAATCGGGCATTTGCTCGAGCTGGCCGATTGGGTCGGCTGA
- a CDS encoding SRPBCC family protein: MTDMDNQTLPDIRQTLTFNAPIGKVWDAVATSEGIAAWFMPNDFRPEVGREFHLEAGPFGKSPCKVTEIDPPHRLSFKWGKDWTLTFELRELDGGKTEFTLIHGGWDMDKATEFGQPHDTVRGGMEQGWTGIGQRLKALVEA, encoded by the coding sequence CTGACAGACATGGACAACCAAACGCTGCCGGATATCCGCCAGACGCTGACGTTTAACGCCCCGATCGGAAAGGTATGGGACGCCGTCGCCACATCGGAAGGGATAGCCGCCTGGTTTATGCCGAACGATTTTCGGCCGGAGGTGGGCCGGGAGTTTCATCTCGAGGCCGGTCCGTTCGGCAAATCGCCCTGCAAAGTAACGGAAATCGATCCCCCGCACCGGCTTTCGTTCAAGTGGGGCAAGGATTGGACGCTTACCTTCGAGCTGCGCGAGCTGGACGGCGGGAAGACGGAATTTACGCTGATTCACGGTGGCTGGGATATGGACAAGGCGACCGAATTCGGCCAGCCGCACGATACGGTCCGCGGCGGCATGGAGCAGGGCTGGACGGGCATCGGACAGCGGCTCAAAGCGCTCGTCGAAGCTTGA
- a CDS encoding ArsR/SmtB family transcription factor has product MMAQTQKHDVFQAIADPTRRSLLQLLVDKEMPVTAISSHYPMTRTAVSKHLRILAEAGLVKERKVGRETRYRLETEPLLELKRWLAYYERFWENKLAALKRFVEADGAEDAGTASAPGLADKE; this is encoded by the coding sequence ATGATGGCGCAGACGCAAAAACACGATGTGTTTCAGGCGATCGCCGACCCGACCCGGCGCAGCCTATTGCAGCTGCTCGTCGACAAGGAAATGCCCGTCACCGCGATCAGCAGCCATTATCCGATGACCCGGACGGCCGTTTCGAAGCATCTGCGCATTTTGGCCGAAGCGGGTCTCGTCAAGGAACGGAAGGTCGGACGCGAGACGCGGTACCGGCTGGAGACCGAGCCGCTGCTCGAGCTGAAGCGCTGGCTTGCTTATTACGAACGGTTTTGGGAGAACAAGCTGGCGGCGCTGAAACGATTCGTCGAAGCGGATGGTGCGGAAGACGCCGGCACGGCTTCCGCGCCGGGCTTGGCGGACAAGGAATAG
- a CDS encoding LysR family transcriptional regulator: MEIRQLKTFCTVAAELSFTRAAETLAYAQSSITAQIQDLERQLGVPLFDRLGKRVALTEAGGRLLFYAERILQLADEAKYAVPGNEEPSGTLRIGGPESLFTYRLPRALREFRARCPKVELQFQTGPFCSDLRRLVLQGTVDAALVLDQRIQSDVLNVEPLVVERLVVITEPGHRLAAREQVQLSELEGEVLLTTELGCSYRTLFEKTLRGADAEPAAKLEFVSVEAIKQNVMAGIGIAALPEMTVRAELESRRLAALRFADCDLSVVTQLLWHKEKWVSPALRIFLETVKRMAAGGAGPVTG; this comes from the coding sequence GTGGAAATAAGGCAGTTGAAGACGTTTTGCACGGTGGCGGCGGAGCTCAGCTTTACGCGGGCGGCCGAAACGCTCGCTTATGCGCAGTCAAGCATCACGGCTCAAATTCAGGATTTGGAGCGCCAGCTCGGCGTTCCTCTCTTCGACAGGCTGGGCAAGCGCGTGGCGTTGACGGAAGCGGGCGGCCGGCTGCTGTTCTACGCGGAACGCATTCTGCAGCTGGCGGATGAAGCGAAATACGCCGTCCCCGGGAACGAAGAGCCTTCCGGCACGCTGCGGATCGGCGGTCCGGAAAGCTTGTTTACGTACCGGCTTCCGCGAGCGCTGCGGGAATTTCGCGCGCGATGTCCCAAGGTCGAGCTTCAGTTTCAGACCGGCCCGTTTTGCAGCGACCTTAGACGGCTCGTGCTGCAGGGGACGGTGGACGCGGCGCTCGTGCTGGACCAGCGGATCCAATCGGACGTCTTGAACGTCGAGCCGCTGGTTGTCGAACGGCTGGTCGTGATTACGGAGCCGGGCCATCGGCTGGCCGCCCGGGAGCAGGTGCAGCTATCCGAGCTGGAGGGCGAGGTGCTGCTGACGACGGAATTGGGCTGCAGCTACCGGACGCTGTTCGAGAAAACGCTGCGCGGTGCGGATGCGGAGCCTGCGGCAAAGCTCGAATTCGTCAGCGTGGAGGCGATCAAGCAGAATGTGATGGCCGGAATCGGCATCGCCGCGCTTCCCGAAATGACGGTGCGGGCGGAGCTTGAATCGCGCCGGCTGGCCGCCCTCCGCTTTGCGGACTGCGACCTGTCGGTCGTGACGCAGCTCCTGTGGCACAAGGAAAAGTGGGTTTCGCCCGCGCTGCGCATTTTTTTGGAGACGGTCAAACGAATGGCCGCGGGCGGAGCGGGGCCGGTTACGGGCTGA
- a CDS encoding branched-chain amino acid ABC transporter substrate-binding protein has product MRNTFALPLYFISALLLVLLAKYGSGPAGIPPQSGHDRPLTVIGIATQSPLSGGSAIPGEAIKLGAEMSLDDHRAEFEKLGFRLKLIPYDDQAEASKGVANAALIGADPSILGVVGHLDSDVSVPSSVIYEKYNLVMVSPASTSTEVTDRQLKTVNRIVARDDVQGPSAADYAVKTAGASRLFVIHDNTSYGQGLAESFVEAAKRMGARIAGYEAIARGDKDFNGVLNQVLRAQPELIFFSGRYSEAGILLKQAREKGVTARFMGGDGLDSSGIVRFAGSDIRNALYSSPVADITRTDSGKRWADAYRRKFGKPADGFSAYAYDSMSVLLNGLKTAILANGGKLPSREQVREAVRGTHNFQGVSTKVSFNGKGDNKFARMFIYRFEDASYPGRLVSEIG; this is encoded by the coding sequence GTGAGGAACACATTTGCATTACCCCTTTACTTCATCTCCGCGCTGCTGCTCGTGCTGCTGGCCAAATACGGCAGCGGACCGGCGGGTATTCCGCCGCAGAGCGGCCATGACCGTCCCTTAACCGTCATCGGGATTGCGACCCAATCCCCCCTGTCCGGAGGAAGCGCCATTCCGGGCGAAGCGATCAAGCTCGGAGCGGAAATGTCGCTGGACGATCACCGGGCGGAGTTTGAAAAGCTCGGCTTCCGGTTGAAGCTGATCCCCTACGACGATCAGGCCGAAGCCTCCAAAGGAGTCGCCAACGCCGCCTTGATCGGCGCCGATCCGTCCATCCTCGGCGTCGTCGGGCACCTCGACTCCGACGTATCTGTCCCCAGCTCGGTCATTTACGAGAAGTACAACCTGGTCATGGTGTCTCCTGCGAGCACATCAACGGAAGTGACCGACAGACAGCTCAAAACGGTAAACCGGATCGTCGCCCGCGACGATGTGCAGGGCCCCTCCGCCGCCGATTATGCGGTGAAGACGGCCGGCGCGAGCCGCCTGTTCGTGATCCACGACAATACCTCCTACGGCCAAGGTCTGGCCGAGTCGTTTGTGGAAGCGGCGAAGCGGATGGGCGCGCGCATTGCCGGCTATGAAGCCATCGCCAGGGGCGATAAGGATTTCAACGGGGTGCTGAATCAGGTGCTGCGCGCGCAGCCGGAGCTCATTTTCTTCAGCGGCCGGTATTCGGAAGCGGGCATCCTGCTGAAGCAGGCGCGGGAAAAAGGCGTGACCGCCCGCTTCATGGGCGGAGACGGCCTGGATTCGTCCGGAATCGTCCGGTTCGCCGGCAGCGACATCCGGAATGCGCTGTACAGCTCTCCTGTAGCGGACATTACCCGGACGGACAGCGGAAAACGGTGGGCCGACGCCTACCGCCGGAAATTCGGCAAGCCGGCCGACGGATTTTCCGCTTACGCCTACGACAGCATGTCGGTCCTCCTGAACGGGCTGAAAACCGCCATCCTCGCAAACGGCGGGAAGCTTCCCTCCCGCGAGCAGGTGCGAGAGGCGGTTCGCGGCACGCATAATTTCCAGGGAGTGAGCACGAAAGTCAGCTTTAACGGCAAAGGCGACAACAAGTTTGCCCGCATGTTTATTTACCGGTTTGAGGACGCCTCCTACCCGGGCAGGCTCGTTTCCGAAATCGGGTAA
- a CDS encoding multidrug resistance efflux transporter family protein: MRPILYGILASFFFSATFVLNQAMKLAGGSWMYTASLRFIFMLPFLLLIVSLRGNLPALLKDMRQRLRTWLWWSFVGFGVMYAPVCYATQFEPGWLIAGTWQITIVAGVLLAPLFYRVIDTPDGPVKIRQRVHWNSVWMSLVILLGIAVMQSGQAGRISAADLLLGAVPVAFSAFAYPLGNRKMMEVCEGRLDAYQRVLGMVIASLPLWIVLSAVAFMQSGLPSPQQTGQSLLVAFSSGVVATVLFFSATDMAKGSAQTLAAVEATQSGEVVFAAAGELLLLPVPLPPAVSWIGMFLVIAGMTLHSVYSGRGRSAAGAVGKKGTLTAD; this comes from the coding sequence ATGCGACCGATCCTTTACGGCATTCTGGCTTCATTCTTCTTCTCCGCAACCTTTGTGCTGAACCAGGCGATGAAGCTTGCCGGCGGCAGCTGGATGTACACCGCTTCGCTCCGGTTTATCTTTATGCTCCCTTTCCTTCTCCTGATCGTATCGCTGAGAGGAAATTTGCCGGCTCTATTGAAGGATATGCGTCAGCGGCTGCGGACCTGGCTCTGGTGGAGCTTCGTCGGCTTCGGCGTCATGTACGCGCCCGTATGCTACGCCACGCAGTTCGAGCCGGGCTGGCTGATCGCGGGAACGTGGCAGATCACGATCGTGGCGGGCGTCCTGCTTGCCCCGCTGTTTTACAGGGTGATCGATACGCCGGACGGTCCGGTCAAAATAAGGCAGCGCGTTCATTGGAACAGCGTCTGGATGTCGCTCGTCATCCTGCTCGGCATCGCCGTCATGCAATCGGGTCAAGCCGGCCGCATTTCCGCGGCCGATTTGCTGCTTGGAGCGGTGCCGGTGGCGTTCTCCGCGTTCGCCTACCCGCTCGGCAACCGGAAGATGATGGAGGTATGCGAAGGCCGGCTCGATGCGTATCAGCGGGTGCTCGGCATGGTAATCGCCAGCCTTCCGCTGTGGATCGTTCTGTCCGCGGTTGCATTCATGCAAAGCGGGCTGCCGAGCCCTCAGCAGACCGGCCAGTCCCTGCTCGTCGCCTTCAGCTCGGGAGTCGTCGCGACCGTGCTGTTCTTCAGCGCGACGGATATGGCGAAGGGTTCCGCGCAGACGCTCGCCGCCGTCGAAGCGACGCAGTCGGGCGAGGTCGTGTTTGCCGCCGCCGGCGAACTGCTGCTGCTGCCGGTTCCGCTTCCTCCCGCGGTGTCCTGGATCGGAATGTTCCTCGTCATCGCGGGCATGACGCTGCACAGCGTCTATTCGGGCAGAGGCCGCAGCGCCGCCGGAGCGGTCGGGAAGAAGGGGACGCTTACGGCAGATTGA
- a CDS encoding ABC transporter ATP-binding protein — MSLLQLHKVHAYYGAIEGLKGISLTVNEGEIVTLIGSNGAGKSTTLKSVCGQVKIKGTILFDGKDISAQPPHRTALDGIAQVPEGRRIFPRLTVKENLEIGAFSVKDKKTARERMERAFAYFPRLKERLHQPGGTMSGGEQQMLAIARALMMQPKILLLDEPSMGLAPIIVEQIFDIIQELNKAGMTVLLVEQNAYQALQIAHRGYVIQTGEIIMEDDARALLQSEQVKEAYLA; from the coding sequence ATGAGCTTGCTGCAGCTTCACAAGGTACATGCCTATTACGGCGCGATCGAAGGCCTGAAGGGCATCTCCCTTACCGTGAACGAAGGGGAGATCGTCACGCTGATCGGTTCGAACGGCGCCGGCAAGTCGACGACGCTGAAGTCGGTCTGCGGCCAGGTCAAAATCAAAGGGACGATTCTGTTCGACGGCAAGGACATTTCCGCCCAGCCCCCCCATCGGACGGCGCTGGACGGGATTGCGCAGGTGCCGGAAGGCAGGCGCATCTTTCCGCGCCTGACCGTGAAGGAAAATTTGGAGATCGGCGCGTTCTCGGTGAAGGACAAGAAAACCGCGAGAGAACGGATGGAGCGCGCGTTTGCTTATTTTCCGCGCCTGAAGGAACGGCTGCATCAGCCGGGGGGCACGATGAGCGGCGGCGAGCAGCAGATGCTCGCGATCGCCCGGGCGCTCATGATGCAGCCGAAAATCCTGCTTCTGGATGAGCCGTCGATGGGACTCGCGCCGATCATCGTGGAGCAGATTTTCGACATCATTCAGGAGCTGAACAAAGCGGGAATGACCGTGCTGCTCGTGGAGCAGAACGCATACCAGGCGCTGCAAATCGCGCATCGCGGCTATGTCATTCAAACCGGGGAAATCATCATGGAAGACGACGCCCGCGCGCTCCTGCAGAGCGAGCAGGTCAAGGAGGCATATCTGGCTTAA
- a CDS encoding ABC transporter ATP-binding protein: MSVLKVTGLVKRFGGLTAVNGVDFTFPEGKISAVIGPNGAGKTTFFNMITGLYTPDKGDIELDGRSIVKAKPHQITAKGIARTFQNIRLFASMTVLENVMAGMHIHLKARLIGTLLRLPKVRQEEEDAGAEACRLLEYVGLDGFLNEQAGSLPYGAQRRLEIARALATRPKVLLLDEPAAGMNPRETARLIALIQQIQREMDMTVVLIEHDMKLVMELSDNILVLDYGTKIAEGAPDDIRSNPRVIEAYLGKSALRNEVIS, encoded by the coding sequence ATGAGCGTGCTGAAGGTTACGGGGCTGGTCAAGCGGTTCGGCGGACTCACGGCCGTGAACGGTGTGGACTTCACGTTCCCGGAAGGGAAAATATCCGCCGTCATCGGTCCGAACGGAGCAGGCAAAACAACCTTCTTCAATATGATTACCGGCCTCTATACGCCGGACAAGGGCGACATCGAGCTGGACGGAAGGTCGATCGTGAAGGCGAAGCCGCACCAAATTACGGCCAAAGGCATCGCGCGCACGTTTCAAAACATCCGTTTGTTCGCGAGCATGACCGTGCTGGAGAACGTGATGGCCGGCATGCACATTCATCTGAAGGCGCGGCTGATCGGCACGCTGCTGCGGCTGCCGAAGGTGCGGCAGGAGGAAGAGGACGCCGGGGCGGAAGCCTGCCGCCTGCTGGAATATGTCGGGCTGGACGGCTTCCTGAACGAGCAGGCCGGCAGCCTGCCGTACGGCGCCCAAAGACGACTGGAAATCGCCAGAGCGCTCGCGACCCGGCCGAAGGTGCTGCTGCTGGACGAACCGGCGGCAGGCATGAACCCGCGGGAAACGGCCCGGCTGATCGCGCTCATTCAACAGATTCAGCGCGAGATGGACATGACGGTCGTGCTGATCGAGCATGACATGAAGCTCGTCATGGAGCTGTCGGACAACATTCTCGTCCTGGACTACGGCACGAAGATCGCGGAAGGCGCCCCGGATGACATTCGGTCGAATCCGCGCGTGATCGAAGCCTATTTGGGCAAAAGCGCGCTCCGGAACGAGGTGATTTCATGA
- a CDS encoding branched-chain amino acid ABC transporter permease: protein MQKWLTLLKERPLAQAALYAAFVVVTALGVYLSDKSVVSFLLLLSSLLLLYYTAFSNGVKWIVGGVLLLIVIPFAASGGASHESYMEVVTQCGIYVAMALGLNIVVGFAGLLDLGFIAFFAVGAYSYAIFSTPQANNFISGQLFPLGGAWFWLFIPIGGLIAALFGVLLGLPVLRVKGDYLAIVTLGFGEIIRLVFNNLSKPVNITNGAMGISSIEPPSLFGYSFTFPHQFYFIVMAILAVVLFAVRRLEHSRLGRSWKAIRENEIAAQAMGIPVIATKLTAFAVGASFSGMMGVVFAAKQTFIDPTSFTLVESATVLVMVILGGMGSVPGVILGAAIVTILNLQVLTELTNWFNQLTLNGVVNIPAALSPSKMQRFIFGAILVLMAIFRPNGLISAKNRKADAEKLKAHRVPAPVPASQSAEQSGGAFK from the coding sequence GTGCAAAAATGGTTAACCTTGTTAAAGGAGCGTCCGCTTGCGCAGGCCGCGCTTTACGCGGCGTTCGTCGTCGTTACCGCGCTCGGCGTCTATTTGTCGGATAAATCGGTCGTGTCGTTCCTGCTGCTGCTCTCTTCCCTGCTGCTGCTGTACTATACGGCGTTTTCGAATGGGGTAAAATGGATCGTCGGCGGCGTGCTTCTGCTGATCGTCATCCCGTTTGCCGCGTCGGGCGGAGCTTCCCACGAATCGTATATGGAGGTTGTCACGCAGTGCGGCATCTATGTGGCCATGGCGCTCGGCCTTAACATCGTGGTGGGCTTTGCAGGGCTGCTCGATTTGGGGTTTATCGCCTTTTTTGCGGTCGGCGCCTATTCGTACGCCATCTTCTCCACCCCGCAGGCGAACAACTTCATATCCGGCCAGCTGTTTCCGCTAGGCGGGGCCTGGTTCTGGCTGTTCATTCCGATCGGCGGCTTGATCGCCGCTTTGTTCGGCGTGCTGCTCGGCCTGCCGGTGCTCCGGGTCAAAGGCGATTATTTGGCGATCGTCACGCTCGGCTTCGGCGAAATCATCCGGCTGGTGTTCAACAACCTGTCGAAGCCGGTCAACATTACGAACGGAGCGATGGGCATCTCGTCGATCGAGCCTCCGAGCTTGTTCGGATATTCATTTACGTTTCCGCACCAGTTTTATTTTATCGTCATGGCTATTCTGGCCGTCGTCCTGTTCGCGGTGAGAAGGCTGGAGCATTCCAGGCTGGGGCGTTCGTGGAAGGCGATTCGCGAAAACGAAATCGCGGCCCAGGCGATGGGCATTCCGGTTATCGCCACCAAGCTGACCGCCTTTGCGGTCGGCGCCTCGTTCTCCGGCATGATGGGCGTCGTGTTTGCCGCGAAGCAGACGTTCATCGATCCGACGAGCTTTACGCTGGTCGAATCGGCGACGGTGCTGGTAATGGTCATCCTCGGCGGAATGGGCAGCGTTCCCGGCGTCATCCTGGGAGCCGCCATCGTGACGATTTTGAACCTGCAGGTGCTGACCGAGCTGACCAACTGGTTTAATCAGCTGACGCTGAACGGCGTCGTCAACATCCCGGCCGCGCTCTCGCCGTCGAAGATGCAGCGGTTCATCTTCGGCGCCATTCTGGTGCTGATGGCCATTTTCCGGCCGAACGGGCTCATATCCGCCAAAAACCGCAAAGCGGACGCGGAAAAGCTGAAGGCGCACCGCGTTCCCGCGCCCGTTCCGGCCTCTCAGTCCGCCGAACAGAGCGGAGGTGCGTTCAAATGA
- a CDS encoding branched-chain amino acid ABC transporter permease → MISEIIQTLPQVLVDGLALGAVYAVVAIGYTMVYGILEFINFAHGEIFMTGAFVGTAALFLFRSAGWLGGMPGWTAYLLVFMIAMLFTGVMGVGIERVAYRPLRKAPKLISFISAIGVSFLLQDIVRFIADLRTGNFLVTGITLYGGNLKVATSSVWHVFDDAFIKTNTVIVLAAAVLLMIGLDFFVNRTKWGVAMRAVAQDRETASLMSVNVNRVIALTFFIGSALGGGTGVLFAQQYGTIDPYIGFTLGMKAFTAAVLGGIGNIRGAMFGGLLIGLIEMFASANLGIITGGSFGAEYKDVVSFLILIVVLIFKPEGLLGRAVKEKV, encoded by the coding sequence ATGATTTCGGAAATTATTCAGACGCTCCCCCAAGTACTGGTTGACGGGCTTGCGCTGGGCGCCGTGTACGCCGTCGTCGCGATCGGATACACCATGGTGTACGGGATTCTGGAATTTATCAACTTCGCGCACGGGGAAATCTTTATGACCGGCGCATTCGTCGGCACGGCGGCGCTGTTTCTTTTCCGCTCCGCCGGCTGGCTGGGCGGCATGCCGGGATGGACCGCTTATCTGCTCGTCTTCATGATCGCGATGTTGTTTACGGGCGTGATGGGGGTCGGCATCGAACGCGTGGCGTACAGGCCGCTCCGCAAAGCGCCCAAGCTCATCTCGTTTATCTCGGCGATCGGCGTTTCGTTCCTGCTGCAGGATATCGTCCGTTTTATCGCCGACCTTCGGACGGGCAATTTTCTCGTCACCGGCATCACTCTCTACGGAGGCAACCTGAAGGTGGCGACGTCCTCGGTCTGGCATGTGTTCGACGATGCGTTTATTAAAACGAATACGGTCATCGTGCTTGCGGCCGCCGTGCTGCTCATGATCGGGCTCGACTTCTTCGTGAACCGGACCAAATGGGGCGTGGCGATGCGCGCCGTCGCCCAGGATCGGGAAACGGCTTCGCTTATGTCCGTCAACGTCAATCGGGTGATCGCGCTGACGTTTTTTATCGGCTCCGCTTTGGGCGGCGGCACCGGCGTCCTGTTCGCGCAGCAGTACGGCACGATCGACCCTTATATCGGCTTCACGCTCGGCATGAAAGCGTTCACCGCCGCCGTGCTGGGCGGCATCGGCAACATTCGCGGCGCCATGTTCGGCGGCCTGCTCATCGGTCTGATCGAGATGTTCGCATCGGCGAATCTCGGCATAATAACGGGCGGAAGCTTCGGTGCGGAATATAAAGACGTCGTCTCCTTCCTGATTCTGATCGTCGTCCTCATCTTCAAGCCGGAAGGGCTGCTCGGAAGAGCGGTCAAAGAGAAAGTGTAG
- a CDS encoding branched-chain amino acid ABC transporter substrate-binding protein, whose translation MKVKKGLSLAMVTVIAAAMLAACGSSGKNGTEGAGNGGGSGSSLPVIKIASQSPLSGGSSIQGEAIKLGGQMALEERQDEFKQLGFDLQFVPYDDQGDSKKGVANAELIGADKSVLAVLGHLNSGVTIPSSVVYEKYSIPMVTPASTATEVTDRKLKAVDRIVARDDFQGPAGAEYAVKTAGAKNIFIIQDQTAYGKGLADSFQTAVKGLGATVSGYEGITVGDKDFSGVLNQVLSKKPDFIFFGGMYNEGGLIVKQAREKGITAPIMGGDAIDSSGMVDIAGDKLTDVAYSSVSTDITKSNKDWADKYTQKFKKNPENYSAYAYDAMNVILDGVKKAIGDNGGKLPSREQARDAIRATTDFQGVATKVSFDDKGDNKFAKVFIYKFDGPKYPGELISEVDPK comes from the coding sequence ATGAAAGTGAAGAAAGGGCTCTCGCTCGCCATGGTGACGGTGATCGCAGCCGCCATGCTGGCGGCATGCGGCAGTTCCGGGAAGAACGGCACGGAGGGGGCGGGAAACGGCGGCGGCAGCGGAAGCAGCCTGCCGGTCATTAAAATAGCCTCGCAATCGCCATTGTCCGGAGGCAGCTCGATTCAGGGGGAAGCGATCAAGCTCGGCGGCCAAATGGCGCTCGAGGAACGCCAGGATGAATTTAAACAGCTCGGCTTCGATTTGCAGTTTGTTCCTTACGACGATCAGGGAGACTCGAAAAAGGGAGTGGCCAACGCCGAATTGATCGGCGCGGACAAATCGGTCCTGGCCGTGCTCGGCCACCTGAACTCCGGCGTGACGATTCCGTCTTCCGTCGTCTACGAGAAATATTCGATCCCGATGGTAACCCCGGCGAGCACGGCGACGGAAGTCACCGACCGCAAGCTGAAGGCGGTGGACCGCATCGTCGCGCGCGACGACTTCCAGGGACCGGCGGGCGCCGAATACGCGGTGAAAACGGCCGGCGCCAAAAACATTTTCATTATCCAGGACCAGACGGCATACGGCAAAGGGCTTGCCGACAGCTTCCAAACTGCGGTTAAAGGGCTCGGCGCGACCGTTTCCGGGTACGAAGGGATTACCGTCGGCGACAAAGACTTCAGCGGCGTGCTGAACCAGGTGCTGAGCAAGAAGCCGGACTTTATTTTCTTCGGCGGCATGTACAATGAAGGCGGCCTGATCGTCAAGCAGGCCCGCGAGAAAGGCATTACCGCGCCGATCATGGGCGGAGACGCCATCGACTCGTCCGGCATGGTCGATATCGCCGGGGACAAATTGACGGATGTGGCGTACAGCTCGGTATCGACGGACATCACCAAATCGAACAAGGATTGGGCCGACAAGTATACCCAGAAATTCAAGAAGAACCCCGAGAACTATTCGGCATACGCTTACGACGCGATGAACGTCATCCTGGACGGCGTGAAGAAGGCGATCGGCGACAACGGGGGCAAGCTGCCTTCCCGCGAGCAGGCGCGGGACGCGATCCGCGCCACGACCGACTTCCAGGGCGTCGCAACGAAGGTCAGCTTCGACGACAAAGGCGACAACAAGTTCGCGAAAGTGTTCATCTACAAATTCGATGGGCCGAAATATCCGGGCGAACTCATATCCGAGGTCGATCCGAAATAA